In the Campylobacter sp. RM6914 genome, one interval contains:
- a CDS encoding NAD(P)H-hydrate dehydratase gives MKKLFVQTNELDERATLELGLSGEILMENAASKIANLIRKKFKKGSKILGVAGSGNNGADVIAALRMLYGDYDTEIFLCKEELGELAKKQFLAAQKVGVKRIYEIEGFKSGTHLIKDDKFIPTKKQNIKCVIDGIFGSGLSRELDDGYIEIINALNDIKSYKIACDVPSGLDKNGKILGACFRADVTVTMGARKLGLYSDAAKNFTGKIKVARLGVSDKIFQTQTQNFLLEKSDMKLPFRDDKNVNKGNFGHIFVMVGEHEGAARMSALAASAMGAGLVSVISDEKILMLDDKLMQSKDVSEKMNVGAVGMGLGKQGIQKLDFEVLKRKLLVLDADMCYEPRTIELLRANKNIVITPHPKEFSSLLNLAGFGELGVGKIQEDRFCLARKFSLEFKCVLLLKGANTIIAQDGKIYVMRYGTSALAKGGSGDVLSGLIVGLLAQGYTPLDAAITASLAHALSARKFKAANYALSPKDIIKGVKCLRKK, from the coding sequence GTGAAAAAGCTATTTGTCCAAACAAACGAACTTGATGAACGAGCGACGCTGGAGCTAGGACTTAGTGGCGAAATTTTAATGGAAAATGCCGCTAGTAAGATAGCAAATTTAATAAGAAAGAAATTTAAAAAAGGCTCTAAAATCTTAGGCGTAGCAGGTAGCGGCAATAACGGTGCCGATGTGATAGCCGCGCTTAGAATGCTTTACGGAGATTATGATACGGAAATTTTTCTTTGCAAAGAGGAGCTTGGAGAGCTAGCCAAAAAGCAATTTTTAGCCGCGCAAAAGGTCGGCGTTAAAAGAATTTACGAGATAGAAGGCTTTAAAAGCGGCACTCATTTGATAAAAGACGACAAATTTATACCGACAAAAAAGCAAAATATAAAATGCGTGATAGATGGAATATTCGGCTCGGGACTAAGCAGGGAGCTAGACGATGGGTATATTGAGATAATCAATGCTTTAAATGATATAAAATCTTATAAAATAGCCTGTGACGTGCCAAGCGGACTTGATAAAAACGGTAAAATTTTAGGGGCATGTTTTAGGGCGGATGTTACCGTAACCATGGGAGCTAGAAAGCTAGGGCTCTACTCTGATGCGGCAAAGAATTTCACCGGTAAGATCAAAGTTGCCAGGCTTGGCGTTAGTGATAAAATTTTCCAAACGCAAACACAAAATTTCTTACTTGAAAAATCCGATATGAAACTTCCATTTAGGGATGATAAAAATGTAAATAAAGGAAATTTCGGCCATATTTTTGTTATGGTAGGCGAGCATGAGGGTGCGGCTAGGATGTCGGCACTAGCCGCTAGTGCGATGGGCGCAGGGCTTGTTAGTGTGATAAGCGATGAGAAGATTTTAATGCTTGATGATAAGCTAATGCAAAGCAAGGATGTAAGCGAGAAAATGAATGTCGGAGCCGTTGGCATGGGACTTGGCAAACAAGGGATACAAAAGCTTGATTTTGAAGTGCTTAAGCGCAAGTTGCTTGTTTTAGACGCTGATATGTGCTACGAGCCTCGCACGATAGAGCTTTTAAGGGCAAACAAAAATATAGTTATCACGCCTCATCCCAAAGAGTTTAGCTCGCTTTTAAATTTGGCTGGATTTGGGGAGCTTGGGGTTGGCAAGATACAAGAGGATCGCTTTTGTTTGGCTAGGAAATTTAGCCTTGAGTTTAAATGCGTCCTCTTACTTAAAGGTGCAAATACGATAATCGCGCAAGATGGTAAAATTTACGTCATGAGATACGGCACGAGCGCACTAGCAAAGGGCGGTAGTGGAGATGTGCTTTCGGGTCTTATAGTAGGGCTTTTGGCGCAAGGCTACACTCCGCTTGATGCGGCGATAACGGCTAGCTTGGCTCATGCTTTATCTGCTCGCAAATTTAAGGCTGCCAACTACGCGCTAAGTCCAAAAGATATCATAAAGGGGGTAAAATGCTTACGAAAAAAATAG
- the purN gene encoding phosphoribosylglycinamide formyltransferase, which yields MLTKKIAILFSGSGSNLEAILSKVHGKIFNGVKLEVVLTLSNKADAYGVQRARKYGLESVIIENKNFNSREEFDTALVKEIEKYDVDLVVLAGFMRILTSVFTSKIKAINLHPSLLPLFKGAHAIKESFESDMQVGGVSVHWVSEELDGGKIIAQRAFERENQMSFEAWEDKIHALEHEILPESIIKILSKNEK from the coding sequence ATGCTTACGAAAAAAATAGCCATACTTTTTAGTGGATCAGGGTCAAATTTAGAGGCGATTTTAAGCAAGGTTCATGGGAAAATTTTTAACGGCGTTAAGCTTGAGGTCGTGCTTACTTTATCAAATAAAGCCGACGCTTACGGCGTGCAAAGAGCAAGAAAATACGGGCTTGAAAGCGTCATTATAGAAAATAAAAATTTTAACTCTCGTGAAGAATTCGACACCGCTCTTGTAAAGGAGATTGAAAAATACGATGTTGATCTGGTTGTTTTGGCTGGATTTATGCGAATTTTAACAAGTGTTTTTACTTCTAAGATCAAAGCTATCAACCTTCACCCATCGCTTTTGCCATTATTTAAGGGTGCTCACGCCATCAAAGAGAGTTTTGAGAGCGATATGCAAGTAGGCGGTGTTAGCGTGCATTGGGTTAGCGAGGAGTTAGACGGTGGTAAGATCATCGCGCAAAGAGCCTTTGAACGCGAAAATCAAATGAGTTTTGAAGCCTGGGAGGATAAAATTCACGCTTTAGAGCATGAAATTTTACCCGAAAGTATAATAAAAATTTTATCTAAAAATGAAAAATAA
- a CDS encoding TerC family protein translates to MFEWMSSPEAWIALLTLTGLEIVLGIDNIIFIAILVGKLPAHQRDKARIIGLAFAMITRILLLLSLFWIMKLTKPLFSVFDFTITGRDLVLIIGGLFLIAKSTLEIHSNVVGEQHEEKIVKAAGFTLTIIEIGILDIVFSLDSVITAVGMANHIEIMILAVIIAVGVMMFASKSISDFVDNNPTIKILALAFLILIGFTLVGEGLGLHVPKGYIYFAMAFSLSVELINIYARKKQEQIKH, encoded by the coding sequence ATGTTTGAATGGATGAGTTCACCCGAGGCGTGGATAGCGCTTTTGACGCTTACGGGGCTTGAGATAGTTTTGGGTATAGATAATATCATTTTTATAGCGATCCTTGTAGGCAAGTTGCCCGCGCATCAGCGAGATAAGGCGCGTATTATAGGTCTTGCATTTGCGATGATTACTAGAATTTTGCTTCTTCTTTCATTATTTTGGATCATGAAGCTTACAAAGCCGCTCTTTAGCGTGTTTGACTTTACGATAACGGGGCGAGACTTGGTGCTAATTATCGGCGGCTTGTTTTTAATAGCCAAATCAACCCTTGAAATTCACTCAAATGTCGTAGGTGAGCAGCATGAAGAAAAGATCGTCAAAGCGGCGGGATTTACTTTAACTATTATTGAGATTGGCATTTTGGATATTGTATTTTCTCTTGATAGTGTTATTACTGCGGTTGGCATGGCAAATCATATCGAGATCATGATCTTAGCTGTTATTATAGCTGTTGGAGTGATGATGTTTGCCTCAAAGTCTATTTCGGACTTTGTTGATAATAACCCGACTATTAAAATTTTGGCTCTAGCATTTTTGATACTTATCGGTTTTACGCTAGTTGGAGAAGGACTTGGACTTCACGTGCCAAAAGGCTATATTTATTTTGCGATGGCATTTTCGTTATCGGTTGAGCTTATTAATATATATGCCAGAAAAAAACAAGAGCAAATTAAACATTAA
- a CDS encoding threonine aldolase family protein: MTYFQCDYASGAHPKVVESLIVTNEDQTLGYGDDKYCQSAAQKIKEACAQPNAQVHFLIGGTQTNSTVITSILRPHQGVISAHSGHIAVHETGAIEAGGHKVLTLDAIDGKITAEQVKECYMQHKIDPSRGHTVQPGMVYISFPTESGTLYTKEELTRLYEVCKELNLPLFIDGARLGYGLMSQYCDVSLKDIANLCDVFYIGGTKCGSLFGEAVVIVNDALKRDFRYIMKQRGALLAKGRMLGVQFDALFTDELYFKICKDAVKYALMIRKAFEEKGVEVMANSTTNQQFFAISDEWLEILSKKYVFAFFYKLPDGRNFIRICTSWASKEEEVLSLIEDIRSL, translated from the coding sequence ATGACGTATTTTCAGTGTGATTACGCAAGTGGAGCACATCCAAAGGTTGTAGAAAGCTTGATCGTTACAAACGAAGACCAGACGTTAGGATACGGGGATGATAAATACTGTCAAAGCGCAGCGCAAAAGATAAAAGAGGCATGCGCGCAACCAAATGCACAGGTCCATTTTTTAATCGGCGGTACGCAAACTAACTCAACCGTTATCACATCCATACTTCGCCCACATCAAGGTGTTATCTCGGCTCATAGCGGTCATATCGCGGTACATGAAACAGGGGCGATAGAGGCTGGTGGGCACAAGGTATTAACACTGGATGCGATAGATGGCAAGATCACAGCCGAGCAGGTAAAAGAGTGTTACATGCAACACAAGATCGATCCGTCAAGAGGTCACACTGTCCAGCCGGGCATGGTTTATATATCATTTCCAACTGAAAGCGGCACACTGTATACAAAAGAGGAGCTAACAAGACTTTATGAAGTTTGCAAAGAGTTAAATTTACCGCTTTTTATCGACGGAGCAAGACTTGGCTATGGTTTGATGAGCCAGTACTGTGATGTTAGCTTAAAAGATATCGCAAATTTATGCGATGTGTTTTACATAGGAGGAACTAAGTGCGGTTCGTTATTTGGCGAGGCAGTTGTTATCGTTAATGACGCTTTAAAGCGTGACTTTCGCTATATCATGAAGCAACGTGGCGCACTTTTGGCTAAAGGCAGGATGCTAGGTGTTCAGTTTGATGCGTTATTTACTGATGAACTTTATTTTAAAATTTGCAAAGATGCCGTCAAATACGCGCTTATGATAAGAAAAGCCTTTGAAGAAAAGGGTGTAGAGGTCATGGCAAATTCCACGACAAATCAGCAATTTTTCGCGATAAGCGACGAGTGGCTTGAAATTTTAAGTAAAAAATACGTCTTTGCATTTTTCTACAAATTGCCTGATGGACGAAATTTTATTAGAATTTGCACGAGTTGGGCTAGTAAAGAAGAGGAAGTTTTAAGTCTTATAGAAGACATCAGATCGCTATAA